One genomic segment of Catalinimonas alkaloidigena includes these proteins:
- the treZ gene encoding malto-oligosyltrehalose trehalohydrolase: MEKLVGAYYQANSCNFSVWAPHRNQVNIIINKARKIALAKDNKGYWEANAPDVSPGDLYAIELDGEITRPDPASISQPKGVHGQSQVLDRQYSHWTDDEWNGLSMNEMIIYELHVGTFTDVGTFEGIIDKLDYLLSLGINTIEIMPVSQFPGTRNWGYDGVFPFAVQDSYGGMDGLKKLVNHCHQKGIAFLLDVVYNHMGPEGNYLSEYGPYFTDKYSTPWGKAINFDDAYSDHIRSFFLQNALMWLDNFHLDGLRLDAVHAIKDFGAKHFLQELADEVEALERRLQRPLTLIGESDLNDPRYINPSDKGGYKLTGQWIDEFHHALHAIATTERDGYYSDFGEMHHLHKAFEKTFVYDGIYSPHRKKTFGSSAEENPFHQFVVFSQNHDQIGNRMMGDRLSQLVSYETLKLSAAAVLLSPYVPMLYMGEEYAEEKPFQYFVSHTDPELVEAVRKGRKSEFAYFQKEGLETPDPQSEQTFKNSTLSWNLEGEKHKMMLQFYQKLIGIRKQHPAMHVTERDFCDFILQDKLIIMHRRDDEGHLLIALMNFGSQETKYQLKNQPELYKLLDSSASKWLGPGEKPSSKKEGEGQLILNPNSVLVLSNITL; the protein is encoded by the coding sequence ATGGAAAAATTAGTCGGTGCTTATTATCAGGCCAATTCATGCAACTTTTCAGTCTGGGCACCTCATCGCAATCAGGTAAATATTATCATCAACAAAGCAAGAAAAATAGCGCTTGCTAAAGATAATAAAGGATATTGGGAGGCAAATGCACCTGATGTTAGCCCCGGAGATCTGTATGCTATTGAACTTGATGGTGAAATCACTCGTCCTGATCCGGCTTCTATTAGCCAGCCTAAGGGCGTACATGGTCAAAGTCAGGTGCTTGACCGGCAGTATTCCCATTGGACTGATGATGAATGGAACGGCCTGTCTATGAATGAAATGATCATTTATGAACTTCACGTAGGTACCTTTACCGATGTAGGCACCTTTGAAGGTATCATTGATAAGCTTGATTATCTGCTGTCGCTGGGCATAAATACAATTGAAATAATGCCGGTATCCCAATTTCCCGGCACACGAAACTGGGGCTACGATGGTGTATTTCCATTCGCTGTACAGGATTCTTACGGTGGGATGGATGGACTTAAAAAACTTGTAAATCATTGTCATCAAAAAGGCATAGCCTTTCTGCTGGATGTAGTGTACAACCATATGGGACCTGAGGGAAACTACCTTTCTGAATACGGACCTTATTTTACAGATAAATACAGTACTCCCTGGGGCAAGGCCATCAATTTTGATGACGCTTATTCCGATCATATCCGTTCGTTTTTCCTGCAAAATGCGCTGATGTGGCTGGATAATTTTCATCTGGACGGTTTAAGGTTAGATGCAGTACACGCGATCAAAGATTTTGGGGCGAAACATTTTCTACAGGAACTGGCAGATGAAGTAGAAGCTTTAGAAAGAAGGCTGCAAAGACCACTAACTTTGATTGGAGAAAGTGACCTGAATGATCCCCGCTACATAAACCCTTCTGATAAAGGAGGTTATAAGCTTACAGGACAGTGGATAGACGAATTTCACCATGCTTTGCATGCAATAGCCACCACTGAAAGAGATGGTTACTATAGCGATTTTGGTGAGATGCATCATCTACATAAAGCATTTGAGAAGACATTTGTATACGATGGTATTTATTCACCGCACAGAAAAAAAACATTTGGAAGTAGTGCAGAAGAAAACCCTTTCCACCAGTTTGTAGTGTTCAGCCAGAATCATGATCAGATTGGGAATAGGATGATGGGCGATCGGCTAAGCCAACTTGTCTCTTATGAAACACTCAAGCTTTCCGCGGCAGCAGTACTTCTTTCCCCCTACGTGCCTATGCTTTATATGGGTGAAGAGTATGCTGAAGAAAAGCCTTTCCAGTATTTTGTCAGTCATACTGACCCTGAACTGGTAGAAGCAGTACGTAAGGGTAGAAAAAGTGAATTTGCCTATTTTCAAAAAGAAGGCCTTGAAACCCCTGACCCACAATCTGAACAAACGTTCAAAAACTCAACATTAAGCTGGAACTTAGAAGGAGAAAAGCATAAGATGATGCTTCAGTTTTATCAAAAGTTGATAGGCATACGCAAACAACATCCTGCCATGCATGTAACTGAGCGTGATTTCTGCGATTTCATCCTACAGGATAAACTCATCATCATGCACAGACGTGATGATGAGGGCCATCTCTTAATTGCATTGATGAATTTTGGCAGTCAGGAAACTAAGTACCAACTCAAAAATCAACCTGAGTTGTATAAGCTGCTTGACTCATCTGCCTCAAAGTGGTTGGGTCCGGGTGAGAAGCCTTCTTCAAAAAAAGAAGGGGAGGGACAACTCATACTTAACCCGAATTCCGTACTAGTATTATCCAATATCACGCTTTAA
- the treS gene encoding maltose alpha-D-glucosyltransferase yields MAKTIQLDDNLHWYKDAVIYELHIKAFKDNNGDGIGDFKGLLEKLDYLQDLGVTTIWLLPFYPSPLRDDGYDIMDYYNINPNYGSIQDFKKFMKQAKKRGLRVITELVINHTSDQHPWFQRARKAKPGSVERDFYVWSDNTDKYSDVRIIFQDYEASNWTWDPVAQAYYWHRFFYHQPDLNYDNPAVVEEIFKVLDFWVDMGVDGFRLDAVPYLFERDGTNCENLPETHTFLKKLRKHVDKKKPGTLLLAEANMWPEDSASYFGNGDECQMNYHFPIMPRMFMAVRMEDRYPITDILDQTPEIPETCQWAMFLRNHDELTLEMVTDEERDYMYKVYTKDPLAKINLGIRHRLAPLLDNDRKKIELMNHLLLSLPGTPVIYYGDEIGMGDNYYLGDRDGVRTPMQWTPDRNAGFSETNPQKLYLPVILDPEYQYEAVNVETQQKNSNSLLWWMKRHISMRKKHKAFSRGTIDFLSAENAKVLAFTRTYEDESILVLANLSRFSQPVELDLEEFKDHVPIEIFSRNKFPRIGENPYLFTLAPHGYEWFLLKKPQLMESTGDGVQEKLVANISTWTDILKPKTLASIESMLPDYLVKCRWFGGKARVIQNVSVKHHANVPLESSVGAFLVIEVSYNEGLNEYYQLPVSFIADEFSGFLRSNFSQGLIAPIQIDGQKGYLYDAVYNEAFRQMLFQIMVKKKKSKENASNLIGSADKSAAKLWKEKNKDINSKVLSAEQSNTSIIYEKDYFFKLYRKLDAAINPDLEITRFLTETANFMNVPRFVGALELDINKQDNMVLGMMQELVDNQGDAWTYMSDVVRRYFERVLIEQSEQKNAPAMKGSLVNPVGYDKIPEKIRQFMGGAATERSSLLGLRTAEMHLALASSTELKDFKPEAFSLHYQRSVFSSLQSSVRGTFQVLDKTLKKLDEPVRKEAEDIKAMRKDILKCMQQIYSHKIDTMKIRAHGDYHLGQVLFTGRDFIILDFEGEPARAYSERRLKRSPLRDVAGMIRSYHYAAYNGLFRTEAFTKGEAEYLDDWAEQWYHYMSGIFMKAYIERCKGSNFLPDNQEDLDILLQTFLLEKAVYELGYELNNRPSWAIIPMKGIKYIMKKFMEDDAKKSSK; encoded by the coding sequence ATGGCCAAAACAATTCAATTGGATGACAACCTACATTGGTATAAGGATGCTGTTATTTACGAACTGCACATTAAAGCTTTTAAAGATAACAATGGTGACGGAATAGGAGATTTTAAAGGCTTACTGGAAAAACTAGACTACCTGCAAGATCTGGGTGTAACTACCATCTGGCTTTTACCCTTTTATCCTTCACCTCTTCGCGATGATGGTTACGATATTATGGACTACTATAATATCAATCCTAATTATGGCAGCATTCAGGATTTTAAAAAATTCATGAAGCAGGCCAAAAAAAGAGGGCTGCGTGTGATTACTGAGTTAGTAATCAACCACACCTCAGATCAGCATCCCTGGTTTCAGAGAGCACGTAAGGCTAAGCCCGGTTCAGTAGAGAGAGATTTCTATGTATGGAGCGATAATACTGATAAGTATAGTGATGTGAGAATTATCTTTCAGGATTACGAAGCTTCTAACTGGACCTGGGATCCGGTAGCACAGGCATATTACTGGCACCGCTTTTTTTACCATCAGCCTGACCTGAACTATGATAACCCTGCAGTAGTAGAAGAGATTTTCAAGGTATTAGACTTTTGGGTAGATATGGGCGTAGATGGCTTCAGGCTGGACGCTGTTCCTTATCTATTTGAGCGCGATGGTACTAATTGTGAAAACCTTCCCGAGACACACACTTTTCTTAAGAAACTTCGCAAGCACGTTGATAAAAAGAAACCGGGTACGCTTTTGTTAGCTGAGGCAAATATGTGGCCAGAAGATTCAGCATCCTATTTTGGCAATGGAGATGAGTGTCAGATGAATTACCATTTTCCGATTATGCCGCGTATGTTTATGGCGGTAAGGATGGAAGATCGCTACCCGATCACAGACATACTGGATCAGACCCCTGAAATTCCGGAAACATGTCAGTGGGCAATGTTCTTACGTAATCATGATGAACTTACCCTGGAGATGGTGACAGATGAGGAAAGAGACTATATGTATAAAGTCTATACCAAAGATCCGCTGGCAAAAATCAACCTGGGTATTCGTCATAGACTGGCCCCCTTATTGGATAATGACCGTAAGAAGATAGAGCTTATGAATCATTTGCTCCTGTCTCTTCCCGGTACCCCGGTGATTTACTATGGTGATGAGATAGGCATGGGAGATAATTATTACCTGGGTGACCGTGATGGTGTACGCACACCCATGCAATGGACGCCAGATCGTAACGCAGGCTTCTCAGAAACTAATCCTCAGAAACTTTATTTGCCAGTCATCCTTGATCCCGAGTATCAGTATGAAGCTGTTAATGTGGAGACACAGCAGAAGAATTCCAATTCCTTACTGTGGTGGATGAAGCGGCATATCAGTATGCGTAAAAAGCATAAGGCATTCAGCAGAGGGACTATTGATTTTCTTTCGGCTGAAAACGCTAAAGTACTAGCATTTACTCGTACTTATGAAGATGAGTCAATTCTGGTATTAGCGAATTTATCCCGCTTTTCTCAACCTGTGGAACTGGACCTGGAAGAGTTTAAAGATCATGTGCCTATAGAAATTTTTAGCCGCAATAAGTTCCCCAGAATAGGTGAAAATCCGTATTTGTTTACCCTGGCACCTCATGGTTACGAATGGTTTTTGCTTAAGAAACCTCAACTTATGGAGTCTACCGGTGATGGGGTGCAAGAAAAATTAGTAGCTAACATTAGTACCTGGACAGACATCTTAAAGCCCAAGACCTTAGCTTCTATTGAAAGTATGCTTCCTGACTATCTGGTTAAATGTCGTTGGTTTGGAGGTAAAGCGAGAGTGATCCAGAATGTAAGTGTAAAACATCATGCGAATGTCCCTCTTGAAAGTTCAGTAGGGGCTTTCCTTGTGATTGAAGTAAGCTATAACGAAGGCTTAAATGAATACTATCAATTACCTGTATCGTTTATAGCGGATGAATTTAGTGGATTTTTAAGAAGCAATTTCTCTCAGGGCTTGATTGCTCCCATTCAAATTGACGGACAAAAAGGTTATCTGTATGATGCTGTATACAATGAGGCTTTTCGTCAGATGCTTTTCCAAATTATGGTTAAGAAGAAGAAAAGCAAAGAGAATGCCTCTAACCTCATCGGAAGTGCTGATAAATCTGCCGCCAAGCTTTGGAAAGAGAAGAATAAAGATATTAACTCTAAAGTCCTTAGTGCCGAACAAAGTAATACATCTATCATATATGAAAAGGATTATTTCTTCAAGCTGTATCGTAAGCTGGATGCCGCTATCAATCCTGACCTTGAGATCACTCGCTTCCTGACCGAAACTGCTAATTTTATGAATGTACCTCGTTTCGTAGGAGCATTGGAGCTTGATATCAATAAACAGGACAATATGGTTCTGGGGATGATGCAGGAATTGGTAGATAATCAGGGAGATGCCTGGACATACATGAGTGATGTTGTACGAAGGTACTTTGAGCGGGTATTAATAGAACAGTCTGAGCAAAAGAACGCTCCTGCCATGAAGGGTAGCCTGGTTAATCCGGTAGGATATGATAAAATCCCTGAGAAAATCAGGCAGTTTATGGGGGGCGCTGCCACTGAGAGATCATCCTTATTAGGCCTGAGAACTGCTGAAATGCACCTGGCATTGGCTTCTTCAACAGAGCTTAAGGATTTTAAGCCTGAAGCATTTTCATTGCACTATCAAAGATCTGTTTTTTCTTCCTTGCAATCTTCTGTACGTGGTACCTTCCAGGTATTAGACAAAACACTTAAGAAGCTGGATGAGCCGGTACGTAAAGAGGCAGAAGACATCAAGGCTATGCGCAAGGATATCCTTAAATGTATGCAGCAGATATATTCACATAAGATAGATACCATGAAAATTCGTGCTCATGGGGACTATCATCTTGGTCAGGTGCTCTTTACCGGAAGAGATTTCATCATACTTGATTTTGAAGGTGAACCGGCACGTGCTTATAGTGAAAGAAGGCTGAAGCGCTCTCCACTTAGAGATGTGGCCGGAATGATACGCTCTTATCATTATGCTGCCTATAACGGACTTTTCAGAACTGAGGCTTTCACCAAAGGTGAAGCTGAATATCTGGATGACTGGGCTGAGCAATGGTATCATTATATGAGTGGCATCTTTATGAAAGCATACATTGAACGGTGTAAGGGAAGTAACTTTTTGCCTGACAATCAGGAAGATCTGGATATACTTCTTCAGACTTTTCTTCTTGAAAAGGCAGTATATGAATTAGGTTATGAGTTGAATAACCGCCCCTCATGGGCAATCATCCCCATGAAAGGGATCAAATACATCATGAAAAAATTCATGGAAGATGATGCCAAAAAAAGTTCTAAGTAG
- a CDS encoding alpha-1,4-glucan--maltose-1-phosphate maltosyltransferase produces MQNIPGRQRVVIEHLSPQVENGQFPAKRALSESIEVQADIYSDGHDIVKAILLYKHVDDEKMQEIPMQFIINDRWKASFTPDRIGFFEFTILGYVDHFATWQYGIKKKYEAQQDIHVELLIGAEMLEKTASQLNDADKDQLYAWADTLRRHDHQDFIDQAVSLALSDDVTGMMDKHYDRSDASTYPEYLKVEVERNKAIFSTWYELFPRSAASEPGRHGNFHDVVKLLPEIQAMGFDVIYLPPIHPIGRKFRKGLNNALNANHGDPGSPWAIGAEEGGHKAIHPELGNMDDFQHLIHEAENHGIELALDIAFQCSPDHPYVKEHPQWFKWRPDGTVQYAENPPKKYQDILPINFENDDWQNLWKELKSVIQYWVDHGIKIFRVDNPHTKSFAFWQWAIGEIRASHPEVIFLAEAFTRPRVMERLAKIGFNQSYTYFTWRNDPWEMREYLLELTKGPMRDYFRPNFWPNTPDILPPVLVHGGEAAFIMRLILAATLSSNYGLYGPVYEFGLNTPYPGKEEYLDSEKYEIKHWEWHKETRTKEIITRINKIRKENTALQHTFNIHFAESGNPNILCFGKYDEKTNNKIIVAVNMDPYNRHGASVRIPVEEIGINPHAPYVVYDMLSYSRYTWHGDWNYVELDPYQMPAHVFRVEQ; encoded by the coding sequence TTGCAAAATATACCAGGAAGACAAAGAGTTGTCATAGAACACCTTTCACCTCAAGTAGAAAATGGTCAATTCCCGGCGAAAAGAGCGCTTAGCGAATCTATTGAAGTACAGGCTGATATATATTCTGACGGACATGACATTGTAAAAGCAATATTGCTCTACAAGCATGTAGATGATGAAAAAATGCAGGAGATCCCAATGCAGTTTATTATCAACGATCGTTGGAAAGCTAGCTTTACACCAGATAGGATCGGCTTTTTTGAGTTTACCATTTTAGGTTACGTAGATCATTTTGCTACATGGCAGTACGGTATCAAGAAAAAATATGAGGCCCAGCAGGATATCCATGTTGAATTGCTGATAGGGGCTGAGATGCTTGAGAAGACAGCTAGTCAGCTAAACGATGCGGACAAAGATCAACTTTATGCTTGGGCTGATACCCTCAGGAGGCACGATCACCAGGACTTTATTGATCAGGCGGTTTCGCTGGCATTGAGTGATGATGTTACCGGGATGATGGACAAGCATTATGACCGTTCTGATGCAAGTACGTATCCTGAATATCTGAAAGTAGAGGTAGAACGTAACAAAGCGATCTTCAGCACCTGGTACGAATTATTCCCAAGATCAGCAGCGTCAGAGCCCGGCCGCCATGGTAACTTTCATGATGTGGTGAAGCTTTTACCCGAAATTCAAGCGATGGGCTTTGATGTAATTTACTTGCCCCCTATTCATCCTATAGGTAGAAAGTTTCGTAAAGGGCTTAATAATGCGCTTAACGCTAATCACGGCGACCCCGGTTCCCCATGGGCAATAGGCGCAGAAGAAGGAGGACACAAAGCAATTCATCCTGAACTGGGGAATATGGATGATTTTCAACATCTGATTCATGAAGCAGAAAATCATGGAATTGAGCTTGCTTTAGATATTGCTTTTCAGTGTTCACCTGACCACCCATACGTAAAGGAACATCCACAATGGTTTAAATGGAGGCCTGACGGTACGGTTCAATATGCTGAAAATCCTCCGAAAAAATACCAGGATATACTGCCGATCAATTTTGAGAATGATGATTGGCAGAACCTATGGAAAGAGCTCAAGAGTGTGATACAATATTGGGTAGACCATGGAATCAAAATTTTCAGAGTAGATAACCCCCATACCAAATCTTTTGCCTTTTGGCAGTGGGCCATAGGAGAGATCAGAGCGTCTCATCCTGAAGTAATATTTTTAGCTGAGGCATTTACTCGCCCGAGGGTGATGGAAAGGCTTGCAAAAATTGGGTTTAATCAATCTTATACTTATTTCACCTGGAGAAATGATCCCTGGGAAATGCGAGAGTATCTCTTGGAACTCACCAAGGGGCCGATGAGAGACTATTTCAGACCCAACTTCTGGCCTAACACACCAGATATTCTGCCCCCAGTCCTTGTACATGGAGGTGAAGCGGCTTTCATCATGCGACTGATACTGGCAGCAACCCTTTCTTCCAACTATGGTCTTTACGGCCCGGTATATGAGTTTGGACTTAATACACCTTATCCCGGAAAAGAAGAGTACCTGGATTCAGAAAAATATGAGATCAAACATTGGGAATGGCATAAAGAAACCAGGACAAAAGAGATCATTACCAGGATCAATAAAATTAGAAAAGAAAACACTGCCTTACAGCATACATTTAACATTCACTTCGCAGAATCTGGTAATCCTAACATTTTGTGTTTTGGAAAGTACGACGAGAAGACCAACAACAAAATTATCGTTGCTGTGAACATGGATCCTTACAACCGACACGGTGCTTCAGTGAGGATTCCTGTGGAAGAAATAGGGATAAATCCACATGCACCCTATGTAGTGTATGACATGTTAAGTTACAGCCGCTACACCTGGCATGGTGACTGGAACTATGTAGAATTAGACCCGTATCAGATGCCAGCCCATGTATTTAGAGTTGAACAATAA
- the glgB gene encoding 1,4-alpha-glucan branching protein GlgB — protein sequence MESSHITRLTEFDIYLFNEGKHYTLYDKLGSHLMNKDGVDGTYFAVWAPNAEKVTVIGDFNEWNREANPMLSRWDNSGIWEVFVPNIGKGTRYKYFIRSNNNGYEVEKGDPFAIHWEVPPLTASVVWDRDYQWNDGKWLEERKKNVGEDNPMSVYEVHIGSWKRKGEDGKEFLSYRDLAEDLPGYLKWMGYTHVEFLPIMEHPFYGSWGYQCTGYFAPSSRYGSPQDFKYLVDRLHEEGIGVILDWVPSHFPNDVHGLHYFDGTHLFEHEDPRQGYHPDWSSYIFNYGRNEVRSFLLSSALYWLKEYHTDGLRVDAVASMLYLDYSRKEGEWIPNQFGGRENIEAINFLRDFNNAVDEEFPDVHTIAEESTAWPMVSRPTQIGGLGFEMKWMMGWMHDTLDYFTKEPIYRAHHQGEITFSLMYAFTENFMLPLSHDEVVHGKGPLIDKMPGDEWQKFANLRALYAYMYAHPGTKLLFMGGEFGQTQEWKHDHSLDWHLNQYKPHGSLQWMVKQLNEFYHSEPAFYEFQFQPEGFEWIDINDWQNSVISFVRKGHQQQNNVYVVINFTPVVRENYRIGVPNKGYMKEVFNTDDVEFNGSGVLNSGSLETLPIPMHGQPRSVNLTLPPLGAVFLKYEDG from the coding sequence ATGGAATCTTCTCATATTACACGCCTTACAGAGTTTGATATTTATCTTTTTAATGAAGGCAAGCATTATACTTTGTATGATAAGCTCGGTTCGCATCTGATGAACAAAGATGGTGTTGACGGTACATATTTTGCCGTTTGGGCACCCAATGCCGAGAAAGTAACGGTAATTGGCGATTTTAATGAATGGAACAGAGAAGCTAATCCTATGCTATCCCGATGGGACAATTCGGGAATTTGGGAAGTTTTTGTACCGAATATTGGTAAAGGGACACGCTACAAATATTTTATCCGCTCTAATAATAATGGCTATGAAGTAGAGAAGGGCGACCCTTTTGCAATTCATTGGGAAGTACCTCCTCTTACAGCTTCTGTAGTGTGGGATAGAGATTACCAGTGGAATGATGGAAAATGGCTGGAAGAAAGAAAGAAGAATGTAGGTGAAGATAATCCTATGTCAGTTTATGAAGTTCATATTGGATCGTGGAAGCGAAAAGGTGAAGATGGCAAAGAGTTTTTAAGTTACCGGGACCTGGCAGAAGATCTTCCAGGCTACCTCAAATGGATGGGGTATACGCATGTAGAGTTTTTACCGATTATGGAGCATCCGTTTTATGGTTCCTGGGGATACCAATGTACAGGTTACTTTGCTCCCAGTAGTCGCTACGGATCCCCTCAGGATTTCAAATACCTGGTAGATCGCCTGCATGAGGAGGGCATAGGCGTTATCCTGGACTGGGTACCTTCTCACTTCCCCAACGATGTTCATGGCTTGCATTATTTTGATGGTACACACCTTTTTGAACATGAAGACCCACGCCAGGGATATCATCCTGATTGGAGCAGTTATATTTTCAACTACGGAAGAAATGAAGTCAGGTCATTTTTGCTCAGTAGTGCGCTATACTGGCTTAAGGAATACCATACAGACGGTCTTAGGGTAGATGCTGTTGCCTCCATGCTTTATCTGGATTATTCACGGAAAGAAGGGGAATGGATCCCCAATCAGTTTGGAGGAAGAGAGAATATTGAAGCCATTAACTTTTTAAGAGACTTCAATAACGCGGTAGACGAAGAATTTCCTGATGTGCATACTATCGCGGAAGAGTCAACTGCCTGGCCCATGGTCTCCAGGCCCACACAAATTGGTGGTTTAGGCTTTGAAATGAAATGGATGATGGGGTGGATGCATGATACATTGGATTATTTTACCAAAGAACCTATATATCGTGCCCATCATCAGGGAGAAATTACTTTCAGCCTGATGTATGCATTTACAGAAAACTTCATGTTACCATTATCACACGATGAAGTTGTCCATGGAAAGGGTCCTCTTATTGACAAAATGCCAGGTGACGAGTGGCAAAAGTTTGCTAACCTACGTGCTTTGTATGCATATATGTATGCACATCCGGGTACCAAACTTTTGTTTATGGGAGGGGAATTCGGACAGACGCAAGAGTGGAAACATGACCATAGTTTGGATTGGCACTTAAACCAGTACAAACCGCATGGTTCATTGCAATGGATGGTTAAACAACTCAATGAGTTTTACCATTCAGAACCTGCCTTTTATGAATTTCAGTTTCAGCCCGAAGGGTTTGAGTGGATAGATATTAATGACTGGCAAAATTCAGTGATCAGCTTTGTAAGAAAAGGACATCAGCAACAAAATAATGTCTATGTGGTCATCAATTTCACACCGGTTGTGAGGGAAAATTATCGTATCGGTGTGCCTAATAAAGGGTATATGAAGGAAGTATTTAATACTGATGATGTTGAGTTTAATGGAAGCGGAGTTTTGAATAGCGGTTCCTTAGAAACTTTACCTATCCCGATGCACGGCCAGCCTCGCTCAGTGAACCTTACTTTACCACCTCTAGGAGCTGTTTTCTTAAAATATGAAGATGGTTAA